The window GAGCCTTCGACGAACAAGACGCGTGCCGAGCTTTCAACTTCGAGCACCCGTGCGCCGTCCGATACAAATAAAGCACCACGACCACGCAGCCTGTCAGTGGTTGACGAAGAAAAAAGTAACGAAGATCGTCAGGCACTCCTCACAGCGATCTCGGATAACTGGCCCTCATGGTCGATCGCCAAATACCTGCCCAAACATGCTGTTCCCCTTGGGAGGCCTGTCGCCGACTGGCCATTCGGTCTGCTTCAGGCAGTGCTTGAGTTGTCCCGTGCTACCGCTGGTCGAGATAAGGAAGTCCGGGATAGGCTGGCAGAGGAGTTTCGGTCCAAAAAGAAGAGATTTTCACATCAAACGTCTTTGGACAGCATCAAGGCTGTGCGCAACTCATTCAATGGGAAAGGCAAGATGGCGCGAACAGAGTCGTCGGGTGACGAGCAGGCAGACAATACCAATGTAGTCGCAGGCCCATCAACTGAACAAGTAAGCACTCAAGACTGTACTGAACTGCACATGGCTAACAGCATAAGACTGCACCTTCTCAGACCGAACCTGCAGTGAAGCCAAGCACCTCATCCACAGCCAAGGCTACAACAGAGCTCCGCAGCGCACCCACCGCCGAACCTCCCACACAGCCAACGCACAAGCGACCGGACGATCAAGACAGCACATCCGAGCCCCCTCCCAAGCGCGCAAAACACGCTGCAGAAGAGCGAAACGCGCCTGCCCCCGCGAGCCCAACTCAAGACCCAGTATCGCCTTCAGTCGCTGGATCGGAACCTACTCGCTCTCGCCGCTACTTATCTGGACAGATAAATAAGCAGATTATAGTTGCAGAGTTTAATAAGGTTTGTGCTAAGTtagattagttaattagaCTTATACGTTGTAATGCTAGACTGTAGTTTTAGATACTGCTGCAGTAGATATAAAGGTGTAGTTTTATAAATAAGCTATTAGAACATACATTTCTTACTTTTAGTTAGTAACTGCTGTGTCTTTAATGTCTTAAGCTACAGATACAACACAGCTCATTGCAGCCAAAGCTGAAGTGTCGCATTGAAGGTGCGAAACGCGTCATGGGGCAGCATGTCGACGGTAGAGCGAAAGCAAGACAGGGACAGGAAAGACGAGACCACTACCCAACACACGGAGAGTATTGTGAACCAACGAGAAGACGAGAAGACGCGCAACACCGTACACGGTGGGAAACGACGTGCTTTGAATTCTTTCTGCCATCTTGCTTGTCTCGTTTCTTTGCAGACGGTTCGCGTGTTGGCGTCCCACCCACCCCGCTTCTACCAATCTCCCTCTGCAACGTGTGTCTCTCTCCTTGAGACGATGGAAGTAGAAAGAAAAAAAATTAAAGTTCAGTCCAAAGTTATGCATTGATGGAGTGGTTAACTATTAGATCAGAGCACTGTGTACACGCCTGTTACCATTCACCCCAGAGAGCCCTCCAAGCACGTCTCGGGAATTAACACGCTGGGGACGTCGCTGGGATGATCCTGCGCGGAGAGTCAAGTCTCTACCGAGTTAGCAGGCCCAGCAGTCAAAGAGGGGGTCTCCAGCTCAGGCTCGAAACAACCATCGCTTTCAGGAAGGTATATCGAACAAGTCCTCGCAGATGGCGAGGCTCTTCACGCGCTTTCGTGAGGTGCTTCGCGTGGCTTCTTGCGCAACGCTCGCTTTTTGTGGCGCGGTTGGCTTCGTTGCCCGGCTACCGTGCTGGTCTGTTGATGTGGTTGATGTGGTTGATGTAACTCGACTCCTTGATGTGGACCTGATGGGCTTCTTGCGACCAGTCCGCGCACGCTGTTTGCGACGAGGAACCCGGTGTTTTGCGCTGCGCAGGGAAACTCTGGCGCTCCGAGCGGGGCAAGTTCATCAGGGTGGAAGGAGATGCCGGGAAGGTTGGGAGGATCGGACTCGGCTGGAGGTTTGGGCAGCGAAGATCCGCCAAGGGGATGGCGGTTTCGTGGCTTGACATAGAGTCAACGGGTTTCATCCAAGGCATGCGATGAGCCGTCACACGCACGTTAGTCTCGTGCGGCAACTGCTGATCTTGGTATGCGCCAAGCCTGTGGTGTGGTCGGAGACGATGGGGAAGATGCAGTGGACGATGCAGTGGAAGGCTCGATGTCAAGCGCTTTCCGAATCCCTCGCAAGTATGATCAATATCTCCATCCCACCGCATCTATCGCCAGATCATCGCTGATTCCGCGCTCGAGAAGAACCATCCCCAACGTATATCCCGGACTACGAGGACCTGTACTCCGACACACATTCGCTTGGAAAACGCAGCACTCTCTCACCTATCCGCTTCGCAACACACTGAGAGCTTAATGAGAACATGGTACGAGCATCTGCTCTCTAGTCATCTGAGTGAAGCCTGTAACAATGCGAGCCCTGTTTTTCGCCAGCCGAACAATCTGCTCGGACGACGTCGGCCAGACCTCTGCACCTGCAACGAGCGCGCCCTGCAAAGAAGCGCAATCCACACCTACCAAGTCACGCAGCGTCTGTTGAAAGCCCGCGAAGCAGGCTAGCACCCAGCGGCTGTCCATCGTAATCCAGCAAGGGGGCAAAGGCTATCCTCGACTGTGCCACAGCTACCAAGCTTGGCTTGGGAGGAGCCGGTAGTGCTCTCTTGGAGCGCGCGACGGATGTAGAGACACTGCTCTCGGCGCTTTGGCTGGAGAAGCTGGGGGCGTCTGGTTCTGAGGAGCAGGAAGAGGAGGGGCTGTTGCGTAAGATTGGGCAACATGACCCTAACGTCAGGCTTTACAACGTAGCCAATGTTTGTGGGTTAGGTATTGCCTCATGCCAGATGGAAGGACCCGGATCAAGCTATTTGTGTCTTCGCTGTCATCTTCATTCTGCAGAATTCGACCTCTCGTCCTCCTGGGGCCCGTAGATGCAGAAACTGTTTTTGCAGGTCTTCGGCTTTCTGCGCTTGTGGTGATCACTTACCGTACCCTGCTTCCACCACTTTCGTCCAAAAAGCATCACGTTCGCCTACGCTCAGTCTGAGTTTCTGTATAGTTTCTTGGCGCGCTTTTAGCACGGAACATGTATAGGTGATGAGTGAGTGTTTGGTGGAGCTTGGGTTGAATAGTGAAGAGCACATCACGCGGGAGAAGAGATGATTGTCAATCTGGAGTTGGATCTGTGGAAGCTATGCAAGAGTTCGGTAGCTATCGTACTGATCAAACCAGAAAGTGTGCAATGCGTGGTTTGCGAGCAAGTGCGCTGAGTGCGTTGCACGGGCCAGCTTCGGAACAGATATCCACGACATCAAAGTTCCAGAGCCGTACTCTCTTACATTACGAAATGCTGTGTGTTTTGTGGAGCAAGGATAGCAGTCAGTGCTTCTGCAAAGACGCAAAGTGAGGCCACAAACGATGTACTCTTGTACACTTGTACGTCGCAGAGTAAATGGCTCAGCGTATAGGCAGACCGTTTCCGCTGACGCCGTCCATCTCATCTGCTGGTGCAGTAGATACGGATGGGCGCTGATAGTTGGAAAAGCTACCCCCAGCTGGCATGGACCCGTGGTTTGCCTCGAACTGCTGCAGATGGTCACTAAAGCATTGCAGGCCTTCGAGAagcgccttcttcttcgcgaCAAGGGCGTTTCGACGAGCCAGACGCTCAGCTGACTCGGCCAGTAAGCGCTGGGCATTGTAGGGGCCTGCGAAGCGTTAGTGTGAAGCAGTAACGATGGTGTAGAAGCAACCCACCCTCATGCTCGTCGTAGATGCCAAGCTCGTCCTGCAGCTGGTCGCGCAGCTTCTCACGAAGCTGTTTGAAGAACTTGGACTCGATGCGCATGGTGACGGAATCGTGAAAGCGGCGGGCTGCGATCATGTAGTAGGTTGAAATATCGGCGACCAGATCAACCTCGTGTGTGTATGGCTCCTCTTTGATAAGCGCCATCTTCCTGTCATCCTTGCGGATCTTCTCTTTATCCGCTGGTGTGTATGTTTTCTCATAGTGGGCTTCGGCTTCGTTGACGAAGACTTTGAAGCGCGCGTCAGCGCGTGCTTGCCTGTACCGATCCATGACGGCGGCTTTGTCCTTCTTGAAGATATCTTTGTGGAAGATGTGAGGACCATCTCGCTCGTCAATCAGGCTCTCAGCTGCCATGGTTGTCCGCTGCTCATGGATGTTGCTGTCCAAAAGGCTCTCGACAATGGCGAGCGATTTGGCGTAGAGCCCGGAACCCTTCCATGCACTGAAATGTCGGTCGAAAAGAACTTTTACGCGCAGCTTCAGTTGGTGCTCGAGCTCTTTGAAGAATTCGCTGACAACGCGAGGCCAATGCGCGAGGGCAGACAACATCATATCCTCGCGGACTTTTGGGTTCATCTGCCCCGGGACCCTGCTCTTCGAGTGCTGGGAGATGTGTCGAGTAACATCATCCAATTTGAACTGCTTCCTCAGTCTTGTCATGTCGTTGGATCGGTTGGATGGTGATGCGTTGGGGAACAGCTGACGCGAAGTTCTGCTTGCGGGCGCCCTCGGAGTTCGAGATGGCAATGGAGTATGCGCTGGAGTTTGCAGCTCACGCTTGGGTCGTGCGTCGTGTTTTCGCTTCTTACTGGGTGTTTCTGGGAGATCCGATGTCTCCACATCGTCATCCGAATCGAGAACAATGCATTCGTCTGCGGAACGGCCTAGGAGCGTAGTGAGGAAAAGGCCCTCATCCAGCTTGCCGCGTATTGACATGGTAGGCTTGAGCTCCAGCATCATGTCCCAGAACGTCTGCTGAATCTCCTCCCAAGCATTGCTCCATGTCATGGAGCCGTGGTCACCTGCCATCTCGCTGCGCATCTCGTTGGCAAAAGCTTGCACTATGTCAGCGACTGTGCGAGCCGCAGTATGTAGCGGCGTGTCCGGAATACGACTCAGCTCGTCCTCCACCGTTGCGAGACGAGCCTCGATCTGACGACGTATGACCGGGAGCTTAGACAGCACGCGGTTGCCAAGTTCGGTCGAGAGGTACTGTTGCATGTTGACAGTGCCAAAGCGTGATTGGTATGGTTGCAAGTCGGTCGACCAAGGCGCGACTGTCGCGAAGAACTCTCGCTCCAGTCTGCGGGCATCCTGGTGCGTCAGGCCTTGTTGGATCTCATCAGAGTCCAGGTTCTTCACCACAAAGTATCTGTGACCGAGCTGGAAGCGGCGGTTCTCCAGCACGCTTGCCAGATCGCCGGAGGAGGAGCCCTGAGGGAGCCGATCCGGTTTCGTGAGTACGCCTGAAAAGTTAGTTGCATTGTTCGTGTAAACTGTTTGTGTGTCTTACCCATGCATCTATCGGTGACTTTGAGCTTCCTTGCTAGCCCAGCGGCAATCGAGTTTGCAATGTCGTTTTCCAATGCGCAGGTAACAAGAACCAGCGCTTCCGGGTCCTTGATGAACTTGGTAACGAGTCTCTCAACCAGTGGAACAGTGAATTCTTCCTCCTCGGTCTCGGCCTGGCCGATCATGCCGGGCAGGTCGTAGAAACTCAACGGCGGTAGACCGGGCTTCGAGACTGCAATGCAGACGATGTTGGGGCTGAAGAGCGTCTTGTGGATACCGCGATCGTCGAAAGTAGGATCAAGAAACGACCCTGGGTTCTGGAAAGGGCTCAGAGTGGCGCGTTGCGCACAACGGATCAAGTGCTCAAGACGTCCTGGGTCGTCGGTCTGGGCAAACGCTGTCCGTGCCGGTGTGGCAGTTGGTATCCAACCTGGGAACTCTATGTCCTGGCCATCTTGACACGGGTCCATAAGAATGTCATACTGCCGCAGCAAGTGGATCTCGGCATGCCAGCCGCTATGCGGATCAGCTGCAGGCTGCAGCTCAATGAACAACGGGGTACGTGTGCAGGTACCCGTGTCTCGTGGAGTTTTGATACCGGAGATTGCTTCGATGACTGACGATTTACCAGTAGATTGTTGTCCTTTGCTTTGTTAGTGTGTGTTCATCAAATTCAATGCCATATGTACCTAGGACAATGCACTTGGGTAGCGAGATCTCTTGCTTGTCCAACCCGAGCTGCTCAAGCTTGCCGACGATCCTAAGAGCCTCAATCACGTTGGCCCCAAGTGGTCCAACCTCATCAGAGACGGACGCATCTTGCATAGGCTCTGGACACGGGTTAGTCCACTCACTGTGGCTGAGTGTTACGAATTAGCTCACCTCGTTCAAGAACTTGTGCAGGCTGTGCGAGGTCGCCGTCGACGGACTTATCAGCGAGAGGGGTGTCTGTGAGGGTACCGTCATCGCTAGTCAGTGATGGTGTCTTGGTGAAAGCGTCACGACCTCGACGCTGCGTCGGGCCTGCCATGTTGAGAGTGCCTGATGAATTGTCCAAAGTTGAGGCGATTGTGTGGATAGCAGTCGTGGGGAGCAGGCTACTGGGAGGGCTACCTTTATGAGGTGGCAGGGTCGCGCCAAGTCTAGGCCAAAGCAAAAGGTGACGGTGATTTTTTGAGCCACGCAAAGGTGAAGTGAAGGTGAGCTGGCAGACGGTTATTTAAACGCAGTTTGCTGGACGTGGCTGAATTTGGTGTAGCGTTTTCAGAGCCAAGTTCATGCGGGCACGAAGACGTGACAAGTGGGAGAGTTGTTGGTGTGCTGCTATAGAGTGCGCAGAATATAGTTGCGGCATGACGGGCAACGATGCAGGTATTTTCCGGCGGCAGTTTCAATTTTGGACAGTAGGAAGTGCAGAGTACGGGACAGGACAGTGATATGGAGGCAGTGGAATGGCTTTGCGCTATAGTGTTGACCGTGGTGATGGAGGTGGTGGCGGTGAAGTAAAAGTAGCGCACGCCCCTACCTCATCGATACCCTCATCGATACCCTCATCGATACCCTCATCGATACCTGACACACACATCCAACACCACTTTTGTGACTACACACTCTCCACCAGGTCTTGTGCACCCGTCCACGGCATCGCGGCTGGAAGCACGTGCACATGGTTGCTGGTTGCCATGTGCTGGAGGGCAGGGTGTATGGTGCAGGCTCACTGGGAGTGTATGGTGCAGGCTGACTGGGAGTGCATGCTAGACCTTCGTCCAGGTGAAGTCCAGCTGCGCATCGGTGGCACAGGCACATGTGAGCGTGTTCATCGATCATGTGAATGTGAATGTGAATGTGGTCATGGATGGTCGTCGAATGCGAGGGAAGTCGCGACCGGTGCCGCTGCCGAGGTTTATCCGGGATAGCGCAAGCGCAAGGGTTGGGAGAAAAGATTGGAGCGCATCATCGTCACTCTCCGTCTCACCGTCGTCCAGCATCACGCCCGCCGCcatctcgtctcgtctcgtcgcgtatcgtcgccgtcgccgcctCTCCCGCCAGATCATACCGCACAATGGATCACTCCCGCGATCCCTGTCCCTGGGTCATCCTGAATGACTTTGGTGGTGCTTTTGCCATGGGTGTATGCATACACGCGCACCTCCACGGTATGCATCAGCTAACGTAGCTCCAGGCTGTCGGTGGAGCCGTCTGGCACGGCGTAAAAGGTGTACGTACAAGCAGCATCAGCGCCCAGCCACTGTGCTGACCCAAGGTCCTATAGTTCCGTAACTCCCCCTATGGTGAGCGACGTATCGGTGCCATCACAGCCATCAAGGCGCGTGCACCCGTGCTCGGCGGCAACTTCGGTGTCTGGGGAGGCCTTTTCAACACATACGACTGCGCAGTCAAGGGACTGCGAAAGAAGGAGGACCCGTGGAACGCCATCATCGCAGGATTCTTCACCGGCGGTTCGCTCGCGGTACGAGGAGGCTACAAGTCGATGCGCAACGGCGCGATATCCTGTGCCATCCTTCTGGCCGTCATTGAAGGTGTTTCCATTGGCTTCAACCGCATGATGGCCGACAACACCAAGCTCGAGGCGCCCCCGCCACCTCCCACAGACGCCGGCGCATCGCCAAGCGGCGGCCTTGCTCTGCCTGCGTAAACTTCCTTTCTCAACATTATGTCCCAAAAGTGGGAGTTCTATAATTCCAAAGACGTTCAGCATGGGTTCCGGATGAGGGGATGTTATTTGGATGGTTTGCATATACCGTGGGCCGGATTCGGTAGCGGTCGGCGTTCGCACTCTCCTCAGCTTCTGTGCTATACCTTGTATCATACACCGACACGATTTGTACAACTAGCGGCGGCGTCTCGAGAAGAGACATGAGCTCATGGAAAGCTATTCAACACCGCGACGTTCTCCTGTTCACCAAGCTGTGCTTGCAGTCATCTCTGTAGACGTGTTGGTCCAACTCACACAACCAGACCACTCTATTTATTTCACTCGACCAAACAGCGCTCTGCATACCACGACACGCGTAGAGCAACCAGTGTGGAGGGGCCGCGAATCGCAGCAAGTATCGTAGAACACGAGTGGTTGACTGTCTTGGGGCGTGCCATACCTCATCAGAAATCCCAATCAACATACATAGCATTGCCGGTCGGCAAGAGCTTCTGAGCACTACGCGCATTCAAAACTCAGATTGCGAGACTGTCTTGATTATTTGATGTGCAGGCACGTGATGAATTTTGGAGTAATGAAGAAGAACCGCATTCCTTTGGTCTGACCTTGGCGTGTAAGACACTTTCGCCAACCTACGACTGCTGGTTTGACCGGAAGAACGCGTGCGATTTCAGCCTCGCAGCCATTGGCTCGTTTTGGCCCCCATGTCACCGGCGATGTAGCTGTGGCCTCCACCGTATCACACGGCTAAGATGCCAGGGGCGAAACACCTACACACGACGGGGCTACATCCTCGCCTGCAGAGGTTGGCCATCTGAGCGGGTCAAAGAAGACTGCTCAAGTTTTCGTTCAAGTCCCTAGCGACGATGGTGAAAAGCCAGGGATATCTGAACAGCATGCTTACAGTCGCTGTATACACCCCTTTCTTCTGGCTGGATTGGCAGCCATGTTCGCGGCTTGTTCGGTGACCGTTGGTCTCTTGTATCACTTTTCTCAAGCCAATGATGGCTTGACGATAGATAAGGAAACTCGGAGGCATGCGTGGATTTACGGGCCAACCGCCGGTAAGTGAGACGAAATTTTCTCATCCAATTACTACCAAACGGCTGATGGAAACACACAGTTATCATCTTGATGCGTGTAGTGTGGCGCGTCCTCGACTTGAAAGTCAGACAGTTAATGCCCTGGCATGTGCTAGCCAACGGACCCGCAGCAGCTGACAAGACTGTTATGCTCGAGTACATGTCTCGCACGATACTCGGCAATGCCTAGCTTTCGATCAAGAATCAGCATTGGGCTGTCACAGGCACTATTCTCGGAAACCCAATCTGCCTCTTGATGATAGTCTTCGCAACGGGCCTTTTCGCTCTCGAAAGCATGTTAGTCTCACATCAGGGCGTACAATTCACCCGAAATTGATTCAATGGGAGCTCCTACAACTAAATTACAGTCGGAGCCCGCCCAGAACTCCTCAATTTTGCGATTTAGGGTCAAAATCTCTCAAATCCTCAGGGTACAGCAGATGACACAATTGTTCTGTTGTTCGACCTGTCACGACTCAGCCCAAAGACTCCAACTACGAGGCATACGTGGACGGCTTGAGTGTATCGATCGGTTGCGAAGTACTGGATATCAATGACGCAACGAAAACCTGCTTGCCATGGTGAAGTCTCAAAGCACCATATTATTTGTTTAATGTCAGCACGTCGGACTGCGAACTGCTGAATGTACCCATCGCATCGGGCTCTGATGGCATGGTCAGATCTCAGAACACGACGCAGTCGTACCCTGCCAACATAGCTCCATATATGTGTAACAGCGGCATGGACTACAGTTCACCTCGGAATCACAGCCAGCGTGTTTACAGCCAAAACGCAGCCGATCTCACGGCATATCGCCAAAACCTCAACAAGCCATTGGATAGCAGAATCTTCATCAGCGTGATCGATTTTCATTTCCCACCGAGCGAAGAATCCGAGAAACCAGGGAGTTGGATCCACAATTTGACAACAATGCTGTGCAAACCTACCTATTCGATGAACAACTACCGCATGGAATATTTACAGAACTCCACAAGCTCTGTAATCGATCTGATCAACAAAACTAGCGACATTCTGCCCGATCTCTACCCCGGCGACCTCAGTAGGGGAGTGAACAACGTCTTCAACGACTACGAGAATCTATATCTTGGAATGGGTGGGACAGACTCTGTGTTCTCCGAAGCGGTACCGCCCTTCTTCCAGATCATCGAGAACCTCAATGGCGGTGAGAAGGCCAACTTTACCCTCAAAAACCTACTAGAGCCGAACGTATTCAAGTCGAGCGTGCAGTCGCTCGTTGTTGAAACGGCAGTTCAACTCTTATACATGAACATCATGGCAGAGATGTCGAACTTCGAAACCGATCTCTTCCAAGGTACTTCGATCTATTTCGAGAACCGCCTGCATATGGAAGCCATTCTTAATGGTTTCTTGTGCTCATCTTCCTCGTGCCAACAAAAGTCAAGGCCAAAGGAGCAATCGGATCCACTTTGATTGTAGTAGACACGTTGAA of the Ascochyta rabiei chromosome 20, complete sequence genome contains:
- a CDS encoding translocase of the inner membrane; this translates as MDHSRDPCPWVILNDFGGAFAMGAVGGAVWHGVKGFRNSPYGERRIGAITAIKARAPVLGGNFGVWGGLFNTYDCAVKGLRKKEDPWNAIIAGFFTGGSLAVRGGYKSMRNGAISCAILLAVIEGVSIGFNRMMADNTKLEAPPPPPTDAGASPSGGLALPA